In Salinigranum marinum, one DNA window encodes the following:
- a CDS encoding DUF7563 family protein, with protein MPECQNCGSFVTPAYARVFTPDGVENPRVCPSCEDMVRDGADVRQARSPRNTN; from the coding sequence ATGCCGGAGTGCCAGAACTGCGGTTCTTTCGTAACCCCCGCGTATGCCCGCGTCTTCACCCCCGACGGTGTCGAAAACCCCCGTGTCTGCCCGAGCTGTGAGGACATGGTCCGCGACGGAGCGGACGTCAGGCAGGCTCGTTCCCCGCGAAACACGAACTGA
- a CDS encoding helix-turn-helix transcriptional regulator has product MSRGRRVVVVFIAVALLVGGGAASGDVRATDHGSGGFGATQLGDAGIEPDGVLLGVDLRADGSARWTVEYRVRLNDENTTAAFESLRTDIAANETAYTATFGERMRATARAAENTTGREMGVRNVTIDTARQQLPQEYGVVTYGFEWTGFAATSDDELRAGDALAGLFLDRQTTLLVAWPDGYRPTAVDPSPDERRDDAVVWVGPLDFDTGQPAIVLSAAETKTATAAGEGGDGDDAGPDDGDSAAGESAAGEPVSLLVAVGVVAIGVLAALAWRRSRSGGGAEPADGSDGDAGSVAPDSGRDASAEPHDSDAETRHGGDEPAAPWTDELLSNEERVLALLEHNDGRMKQQAIAAELEWSDAKTSQVIGKMRDADTVETFRIGRENVVSFPDDGLA; this is encoded by the coding sequence ATGAGTCGTGGCCGCCGAGTCGTCGTCGTGTTCATCGCCGTGGCGCTCCTCGTCGGCGGCGGGGCGGCGTCCGGGGACGTGCGGGCGACCGACCACGGGTCAGGCGGCTTCGGGGCGACGCAGTTGGGTGACGCTGGAATCGAACCCGACGGCGTCCTGTTGGGCGTCGACCTTCGCGCGGACGGGAGCGCGCGCTGGACCGTCGAGTACCGGGTCCGACTGAACGACGAGAACACGACGGCGGCGTTCGAGTCGCTCCGGACCGACATCGCGGCGAACGAGACGGCGTACACGGCGACGTTCGGCGAGCGGATGCGAGCGACCGCCCGTGCGGCCGAGAACACGACCGGGCGGGAGATGGGCGTGCGGAACGTCACGATCGACACCGCCCGCCAGCAGCTCCCACAGGAGTACGGCGTCGTCACGTACGGCTTCGAGTGGACGGGCTTCGCCGCCACGTCGGACGACGAGCTCCGGGCCGGCGACGCGCTCGCCGGCCTCTTCCTCGACCGCCAGACGACGCTCCTCGTCGCGTGGCCCGACGGCTACAGGCCGACCGCCGTCGATCCCTCACCCGACGAGCGCCGCGACGACGCCGTCGTCTGGGTCGGTCCGCTCGACTTCGACACGGGCCAGCCGGCTATCGTCCTGTCGGCGGCCGAGACGAAGACGGCGACAGCCGCCGGAGAGGGCGGTGACGGCGACGACGCCGGTCCCGACGACGGCGACTCGGCCGCCGGCGAGTCCGCGGCTGGCGAGCCGGTGTCGCTACTCGTGGCCGTCGGGGTCGTCGCGATCGGCGTCCTCGCGGCGCTCGCCTGGCGACGCTCGCGAAGCGGTGGCGGCGCCGAGCCGGCCGACGGCTCCGACGGCGACGCGGGTTCGGTGGCTCCCGACAGCGGGCGCGACGCGAGCGCGGAACCGCACGACTCGGACGCCGAGACGCGTCACGGCGGAGACGAGCCGGCCGCCCCCTGGACCGACGAACTCCTCAGTAACGAGGAACGCGTGCTGGCGCTCCTCGAACACAACGACGGGCGGATGAAACAGCAGGCGATCGCCGCGGAGTTGGAGTGGTCGGACGCGAAGACGAGTCAGGTGATCGGGAAGATGCGCGACGCCGACACGGTCGAGACGTTCCGGATCGGACGCGAGAACGTCGTCTCCTTCCCCGACGACGGCTTAGCGTGA
- a CDS encoding FAD-binding protein yields the protein MYEHDVIVVGAGGAGLRAAIAAQEEGADVAIVTKLHPVRSHTGAAEGGINAALREGDSWEDHAYDTMKGSDYLADAPAVEALCTESPKETIQLEHWGMAFSRDEDGRVSQRPFGGLSFPRTTYAGAETGHQLLHTMYEQLVKRGIEVYDEWYATRLAVSDDERPEDRTCHGVVAYDIQSGEIAGFRARKGVVLATGGLGQVFDHTTNAVSNTGDGVAMAYRAGVPIEDMEFIQFHPTTLPSTGVLISEGVRGEGGILYNAEGERFMYEHGYANNAGELASRDVVSRAELTEVNEGRGIEDEYVHLDMRHLGEERIIDRLENILHLAEDFEGVDGLDEPMPVKPGQHYAMGGVETDENGETCVAGLYAAGECACASVHGANRLGGNALPELIVFGKRAGQHAAGRDLGTARIETGKRGEYEVGEVDTPVTPGEVTGREPGDVAADGGAAPDGGHEPDGSGARETRSDGGATAELTPDECVERAVTDERTRVDALMSRDGTNHANIRAEVQQSMTRFVNVFREEEGLKQALRDIRDAREAYQDVAVSDPSRTFNTDLIQTIETRNILDIAEAITLGALVRDEFRGAHWRKEHQERKDESWLKHTMLSWNDGTPEVWFRPVILEGEEKAYEPKIRSY from the coding sequence ATGTACGAACACGACGTCATCGTGGTCGGCGCGGGCGGTGCGGGCCTGCGTGCGGCCATCGCAGCACAGGAAGAAGGGGCCGACGTGGCCATCGTCACGAAGCTCCACCCAGTCAGAAGCCACACGGGCGCGGCCGAGGGCGGCATCAACGCCGCGCTCCGCGAGGGCGACTCCTGGGAGGACCACGCCTACGACACCATGAAGGGGTCGGACTACCTCGCCGACGCCCCGGCGGTGGAGGCGCTCTGTACCGAGAGCCCGAAGGAGACGATCCAGCTCGAACACTGGGGGATGGCGTTCTCGCGCGACGAGGACGGCCGCGTCTCCCAGCGCCCGTTCGGCGGCCTCTCGTTCCCCCGGACGACGTACGCAGGAGCCGAGACCGGCCACCAGCTGCTCCACACGATGTACGAACAGCTGGTCAAACGCGGCATCGAGGTGTACGACGAGTGGTACGCCACCCGCCTCGCCGTGAGCGACGACGAGCGCCCCGAGGACCGAACCTGCCACGGCGTGGTCGCGTACGACATCCAGTCCGGCGAGATCGCCGGCTTCCGCGCCCGCAAGGGCGTCGTCCTCGCGACGGGCGGGCTGGGACAGGTGTTCGATCACACGACCAACGCCGTCTCCAACACCGGCGACGGCGTGGCGATGGCCTACCGTGCGGGCGTCCCCATCGAGGACATGGAGTTCATCCAGTTCCACCCGACGACGCTTCCGTCCACTGGTGTGCTCATCTCCGAGGGCGTCCGCGGCGAGGGCGGGATCCTCTACAACGCCGAGGGCGAGCGGTTCATGTACGAACACGGCTACGCGAACAACGCCGGGGAACTCGCCTCGCGGGACGTCGTCTCCCGCGCCGAACTCACGGAGGTGAACGAGGGGCGCGGAATCGAAGACGAGTACGTCCACCTCGACATGCGTCACCTCGGCGAGGAGCGCATCATCGACCGCCTGGAGAACATCCTCCACCTCGCGGAGGACTTCGAGGGCGTCGACGGCCTCGACGAGCCGATGCCGGTCAAACCCGGCCAGCACTACGCCATGGGCGGCGTCGAGACCGACGAGAACGGCGAGACCTGCGTGGCGGGGCTGTACGCCGCGGGCGAGTGCGCCTGTGCCTCGGTCCACGGGGCCAACCGCCTGGGAGGCAACGCTCTGCCGGAACTCATCGTCTTCGGCAAGCGCGCCGGCCAGCACGCCGCCGGCCGTGATCTGGGGACGGCACGGATCGAGACGGGTAAGCGCGGCGAGTACGAGGTCGGCGAGGTCGACACCCCGGTCACGCCCGGGGAGGTCACCGGCCGTGAGCCGGGCGACGTCGCCGCCGACGGCGGAGCGGCACCCGACGGCGGTCACGAGCCGGACGGTTCGGGAGCACGTGAGACCAGGTCTGACGGCGGTGCCACCGCGGAACTTACCCCCGACGAGTGCGTCGAACGCGCGGTCACCGACGAACGGACCCGCGTCGACGCGCTCATGTCCCGCGACGGGACGAACCACGCGAACATCCGCGCGGAAGTCCAGCAGTCGATGACCCGCTTCGTCAACGTCTTCCGCGAGGAAGAGGGGCTCAAGCAGGCGCTGCGCGACATCCGCGACGCGCGCGAGGCGTACCAGGACGTCGCCGTCTCGGACCCGTCGCGGACGTTCAACACCGACCTGATCCAGACCATCGAGACGCGGAACATCCTCGACATCGCGGAGGCGATCACCCTCGGCGCGCTCGTTCGCGACGAGTTCCGCGGCGCACACTGGCGCAAGGAGCATCAAGAACGCAAGGACGAGTCGTGGCTGAAGCACACGATGCTCTCGTGGAACGACGGTACCCCCGAGGTGTGGTTCCGTCCCGTCATCCTCGAAGGCGAGGAGAAGGCGTACGAACCGAAGATCCGGAGCTACTGA
- a CDS encoding helix-turn-helix domain-containing protein — translation MTAQSTHIEVPEGVQSPRAKLVYLYLATGGSATVGELKTGLAMTKLTLYSVLRTLSEQGLVERKRGRYAVSSCFAGNEPA, via the coding sequence ATGACAGCGCAGTCGACACACATCGAGGTGCCCGAGGGCGTTCAGTCGCCGCGAGCGAAACTCGTCTACCTCTACCTCGCGACCGGGGGGTCGGCCACCGTCGGCGAACTGAAGACCGGGCTGGCGATGACGAAGCTGACACTCTACAGCGTTCTGCGGACCCTTTCGGAGCAGGGACTGGTGGAAAGAAAGCGAGGGCGGTACGCAGTCAGTTCGTGTTTCGCGGGGAACGAGCCTGCCTGA
- a CDS encoding succinate dehydrogenase/fumarate reductase iron-sulfur subunit, which produces MSTQLPETETQEAEPETEQPSKGDERRAKRRRRAAERERERQAEEAERAREAEDTVQLKVFRYDPEVPEKEKPRFDEFHVPFTKGMTVLDALMYARDTYDSSLTFRHSCRQAICGSDALFVNGRQRLGCKTQIAELEEPIRVEPLPHQEVVKDLVVDMEHFYDQMEAVEPYFQTNSLPEGELDEQRQTRENREKVKMSTRCIWCGACMSSCNIAAGDNQYLGPAAINKAYRFAMDEREGEDIKQQRLEIIEQEHGVWRCQTQFSCTEVCPKDIPLTEHIQELKREAVKNNLKFW; this is translated from the coding sequence ATGAGTACGCAACTTCCCGAGACCGAGACGCAGGAGGCGGAACCGGAGACCGAACAGCCCTCGAAGGGCGACGAGCGGCGGGCGAAACGCCGACGGCGAGCGGCCGAACGCGAGCGCGAACGGCAGGCCGAGGAGGCCGAGCGCGCGCGTGAAGCCGAGGATACCGTCCAGCTGAAGGTGTTCCGCTACGACCCCGAGGTACCAGAGAAAGAGAAACCGCGCTTCGACGAGTTTCACGTCCCCTTCACGAAGGGGATGACCGTCCTCGACGCGCTGATGTACGCGCGGGACACGTACGACTCGTCGCTCACCTTCAGGCACTCCTGTCGCCAGGCCATCTGTGGCTCCGACGCGCTGTTCGTCAACGGGCGACAGCGGCTCGGCTGCAAGACCCAGATCGCCGAGTTAGAGGAGCCGATCCGCGTCGAGCCGCTCCCCCACCAGGAGGTGGTGAAAGACCTCGTCGTGGACATGGAGCACTTCTACGACCAGATGGAGGCCGTCGAGCCGTACTTCCAGACCAACTCCCTCCCGGAGGGTGAACTCGACGAACAACGGCAGACCAGGGAGAACCGCGAGAAGGTCAAGATGTCCACCCGGTGCATCTGGTGTGGCGCGTGTATGTCCTCCTGTAACATCGCCGCCGGCGACAACCAGTACCTCGGCCCGGCCGCGATCAACAAGGCCTACCGGTTCGCGATGGACGAACGCGAGGGCGAGGACATCAAGCAACAGCGGCTGGAGATCATCGAGCAGGAACACGGCGTCTGGCGGTGTCAGACGCAGTTCTCCTGCACCGAGGTCTGCCCGAAGGACATCCCCCTGACGGAGCACATCCAGGAACTCAAACGCGAAGCGGTCAAGAACAACCTGAAGTTCTGGTGA
- a CDS encoding succinate dehydrogenase hydrophobic membrane anchor subunit: protein MAERYSSFKPGGRRWLWQRITAAFLVIVLAFHFFLLHFVNHADEVTFAMSSARMEQLSYYSLMILFLVTATFHGVNGVYNALVNQGLTGTKLQVVRGVLLVASAVLIVQGIRTANAWAGFPTF from the coding sequence GTGGCCGAGCGCTACTCGTCGTTCAAGCCCGGCGGCCGTCGGTGGCTCTGGCAGCGCATCACGGCGGCGTTTCTCGTCATCGTGCTCGCGTTTCACTTCTTCCTGTTGCACTTCGTCAACCACGCCGACGAGGTGACGTTCGCGATGTCCTCCGCGAGGATGGAACAGCTCTCGTACTACTCGCTGATGATCCTGTTCCTCGTGACGGCGACGTTCCACGGCGTCAACGGCGTCTACAACGCCCTCGTCAACCAGGGGCTCACCGGCACGAAACTACAGGTCGTCAGAGGGGTGCTCCTCGTCGCCAGCGCCGTGTTGATCGTCCAGGGCATCCGGACGGCGAACGCGTGGGCGGGCTTCCCGACGTTCTAA